The following coding sequences are from one Haliotis asinina isolate JCU_RB_2024 chromosome 3, JCU_Hal_asi_v2, whole genome shotgun sequence window:
- the LOC137276845 gene encoding chitinase-3-like protein 2, whose amino-acid sequence MRTSIMMFLVLACLALLVTGQDKKMFCYYSSDARGRTDYGRFTPEDIDPFLCTHIIVAFAKVLPWGLGPNNLGDDKADGWNALYAKTTALKLRNPQLRVLLAVGGWKEGSKPFLPIIENEYTMSKWADNAVSYLREHNMDGMDMDWEFPGVRGSEPSDKYKFTTLMKTIQEKFRVEAQDTGNEKMILTLATAAGTFFIENAYEPTKIHKHVDYMLLMTYNYHGMWEENIGHHSSITPSHVDEGERKSLCQSWTVQYWLDQGVPKRKLILGLATYGMSYTLQHPWQTWLGANATGGGKAGRMTREKGILAFYEICENIRLNSWTKEWIDEQNSPYAYGGDQWVGYDDVTSIGIKANWLKSQNLGGAFIWSVEMDDFSGQGCGLGRYPLLTKISEIIRPSYEPQSSTAAPPRKPPLATAPPVWRPPTRKPRPEDVFPSIKPIEDPNMPLTCLENGVGLWPDDQDCHSFYSCTPYMGRRMSCGPYMAFIPKAQTCGYTSDACPPLTRK is encoded by the exons ATGCGGACATCCATAATGATGTTTCTGGTCTTGGCGTGTCTCGCGCTGCTCGTGACAG GACAAGATAAGAAGATGTTTTGCTACTATAGCAGCGACGCCAGGGGGCGTACAGACTACGGCCGGTTCACACCCGAAGACATCGATCCATTTCTCTGCACACACATCATAGTGGCATTCGCTAAGGTGTTGCCGTGGGGCCTGGGACCCAACAATCTGGGTGACGACAAAGCCGATGGCTGGAATG CATTATACGCCAAGACCACTGCTCTTAAACTCCGGAACCCGCAACTACGCGTTCTGCTTGCGGTGGGGGGATGGAAGGAGGGATCGAAGCCGTTTCTTCCAATCATCGAAAATGAGTACACTATGTCGAAATGGGCCGACAACGCAGTTTCCTACCTCCGCGAGCACAACATGGACGGGATGGATATGGACTGGGAGTTTCCGGGGGTCAGAGGAAGCGAGCCCTCCGACAAATATAAGTTTACCACTCTAATGAAG ACCATTCAAGAGAAGTTCAGGGTGGAGGCTCAAGACACAGGGAATGAGAAAATGATTCTCACTTTGGCCACTGCTGCAGGGACCTTCTTTATTGAGAACGCCTACGAACCAACTAAAATACACAA GCATGTAGATTATATGCTGCTGATGACGTACAACTATCATGGAATGTGGGAAGAAAATATCGGACACCACAGCAGCATCACGCCCAGTCACGTGGACGAGGGGGAGAGGAAAAGCCTGTGTCAG aGCTGGACTGTGCAATACTGGTTAGATCAGGGCGTGCCTAAGAGGAAGCTTATCCTTGGTCTAGCCACCTATGGGATGAGCTACACGCTACAACACCCATGGCAGACGTGGCTGGGGGCGAACGCCACTGGGGGAGGCAAAGCGGGCAGAATGACCAGGGAGAAGGGGATCCTCGCTTTCTATGAG ATCTGTGAAAACATCAGGCTCAACTCTTGGACGAAGGAATGGATCGACGAGCAGAACTCCCCGTATGCGTATGGAGGGGATCAATGGGTGGGATATGACGACGTCACCAGCATAGGAATCAAG GCCAACTGGCTCAAAAGCCAGAACCTAGGGGGCGCCTTCATCTGGTCTGTTGAGATGGACGACTTCTCAGGACAGGGCTGCGGACTCGGACGATATCCATTGCTTACGAAAATATCCGAGATAATCCGTCCATCATATGAGCCGCAGAGTTCAACCGCAGCGCCACCCAGGAAGCCACCACTAGCTACAGCTCCTCCCGTTTGGCGGCCACCGACAAGAAAGCCCCGCCCAGAGGATGTGTTCCCTTCAATCAAACCTATTG AGGATCCAAACATGCCGCTGACGTGTCTAGAGAATGGCGTGGGGTTGTGGCCTGACGACCAAGACTGCCATAGTTTCTACTCGTGCACACCCTACATGGGCAGACGCATGTCCTGTGGGCCCTACATGGCCTTTATCCCCAAGGCACAAACCTGCGGGTACACATCAGATGCTTGCCCGCCACTGACCCGGAAATGA
- the LOC137278036 gene encoding stromal cell-derived factor 2-like, which yields MTANHVWSEALRVLFSSMAAFVKQLPTWAALVVFFCGFIKHALSKEMNYEYVTCGSTLKLLNTYSSVRLHSHDVKYGSGSGQQSVTGVDSSDDHNSYWQIRGKTGATCMRGTPVKCGQTIRLMHLSTKRNLHSHHFQSPLSHNLEVSAFGEDGEGDEGDNWVIVCSSKYWSRRDKVRIKNVVTEHYLHISGDSYGRPIHGQREVSGYPTPSEMNYWMVNEGIFIKPANDPNTGRLMHEHDEL from the exons ATGACAGCCAACCACGTGTGGAGTGAAGCATTACGTGTCTTGTTTTCCAGCATGGCGGCGTTCGTAAAGCAGTTGCCGACTTGGGCTGCTTTAGTTGTGTTTTTCTGCGGATTTATCAAACATGCTTTATCAAAAG AGATGAACTATGAGTATGTGACATGTGGTTCAACCCTAAAGCTGCTCAATACCTACTCCAGTGTCCGCCTACACTCACATGACGTGAAATATGGTTCGGGAAGTGGACAGCAG TCAGTGACAGGTGTTGACTCATCTGATGATCACAACAGCTACTGGCAGATCCGGGGCAAGACAGGAGCAACGTGTATGCGAGG GACTCCTGTAAAATGTGGTCAGACAATCCGTCTGATGCACTTATCAACAAAACGTAATTTGCACAGCCATCACTTCCAATCACCTCTGTCCCACAACCTGGAGGTCAGTGCCTTTGGGGAGGATGGAGAGGGCGATGAAG GTGACAACTGGGTTATTGTGTGCAGTAGCAAGTACTGGAGTCGGAGAGACAAAGTCAGGATCAAGAATGTTGTCACAGAACA TTACTTACACATCAGTGGCGACAGTTATGGCCGACCAATCCATGGACAGCGTGAGGTCAGCGGCTACCCTACGCCATCAGAGATGAACTACTGGATGGTCAACGAAGGCATCTTTATCAAACCAGCCAACGATCCCAATACTGGGCGACTGATGCATGAACATGATGAGCTTTAA
- the LOC137276844 gene encoding uncharacterized protein has product MARKIHIPQSYFRRLRKWCSRQARKFCCSSRVEDDEDGHYRKTLRKELPANSLNGSQKPTLDLKGFLTPTQGDYSLSLQPTQCGCGAPAGEHPLLPSRSEHAAPTDRELPPMSSQSCTEVQDTTAVSSHPECRHSILGHFHQSHIPKVWNPSRHAGTQCTSVAFTAIVSSSVVPVGLWTPATLDGVLIMGDRLHDAILSRMGSKAPTSKHLAADEMWEEPEDCQLRWPVQCSQVSEMQGLLYPGSMDSNSLKSQLTWEWMPGQPLREFGDAVRRVFKAQDCQGAIVTLAGRSSALLHNPAGGWMVVDSHAKDVLGTTHVDGKSSLLRFHSLKHVAAYYRGMTVRPTPYSLTGFKVESTSQGG; this is encoded by the exons ATGGCGCGTAAGATCCATATTCCCCAGTCTTACTTCCGGAGACTCAGAAAGTGGTGTTCCCGACAGGCAAGGAAATTCTGCTGCTCATCTCGTGTAGAA GATGATGAAGACGGCCATTACAGGAAAACACTGAGGAAAGAACTTCCTGCAAATTCGTTGAATGG GTCACAAAAACCTACCCTGGACTTAAAGGGTTTCCTTACACCCACCCAAGGGGACTACAGCTTAAGCCTTCAGCCTACTCAGTGTGGGTGTGGCGCCCCAGCTGGAGAACACCCCCTTCTCCCGTCAAGGTCTGAGCATGCAGCCCCAACTGACAGAGAACTACCGCCAATGTCAAGCCAATCTTGTACAGAAGTCCAGGATACAACAGCAGTGTCCAGTCATCCCGAATGCAGACACTCAATCCTAGGGCACTTTCATCAAAGCCATATTCCAAAAGTGTGGAACCC GTCAAGGCATGCTGGCACACAATGCACCTCGGTGGCATTCACCGCCATTGTTTCCAGTTCAGTTGTCCCTGTGGGTCTCTGGACTCCGGCCACTCTGGATGGGGTCCTCATAATGGGGGACCGTCTTCATGATGCCATACTCAGCAGGATGGGAAGTAAGGCTCCCACCAGCAAACATCTGGCAGCAGATGAGATGTGGGAGGAGCCTGAAGACTGTCAGTTGAGATGGCCTGTCCAGTGCAGCCAAGTCAGTGAAATGCAGGGACTCCTGTACCCTGGCAGCATGGACTCGAACTCCCTAAAGAGCCAGCTGACCTGGGAATGGATGCCAGGTCAGCCCCTCAGGGAGTTTGGGGATGCAGTGAGGAGGGTTTTCAAAGCCCAGGACTGTCAGGGAGCCATTGTTACCCTTGCAGGCCGAAGCTCGGCTTTGCTGCACAATCCTGCTGGAGGCTGGATGGTTGTTGACAGCCATGCCAAGGATGTTTTGGGCACCACCCATGTGGATGGGAAGTCAAGTCTCCTCCGGTTCCATTCCCTGAAACATGTGGCAGCCTATTACAGAGGTATGACTGTTCGACCCaccccatactcactcacaggaTTCAAGGTCGAGTCGACGTCGCAAGGGGGATAG